A genome region from Thermomicrobiales bacterium includes the following:
- a CDS encoding ABC transporter ATP-binding protein: protein MSETTQPRLAVRNLTTVFHTRNGRFVAVDDVSFEVYPGECLGIVGESGSGKSVAALSIMGLVDYPGQIESGRIEFGGVDLRSLSEDQLRRMRGEEIGIIFQDPQTSLNPLFTVGAQLTDVVRAHRKVSKSDAAALAIEKLKLVGISAPESRMKSYPWELSGGQRQRVAIAMALLLGPKLIIADEPTTALDVSIQAQIVDLLISLKNELDFSLIFVSHDLGVIQTVANRVMVMYAGRMMESGDVGSLFRDPVHPYTAALLASAPTLRTNRELPLQAIEGRLPSPGNLPPGCVFAPRCRYVQDDCLTGQPPLSPIGDRGRAVACIHPLTAGAAEAGVR from the coding sequence ATGAGCGAAACGACGCAACCGCGGCTCGCGGTTCGCAATCTCACCACGGTCTTCCATACGCGCAACGGACGCTTCGTCGCGGTCGACGATGTCTCGTTCGAGGTCTATCCCGGCGAATGCCTTGGCATCGTGGGGGAGAGTGGTAGCGGCAAGAGCGTCGCCGCGCTGTCGATCATGGGTCTGGTCGACTATCCGGGACAGATCGAGTCCGGGCGTATCGAATTCGGCGGTGTCGACCTGCGTTCCCTTTCCGAGGATCAGCTTCGCCGCATGCGCGGAGAGGAGATCGGCATCATCTTTCAGGACCCGCAAACATCGCTGAATCCGCTCTTCACCGTCGGCGCCCAGCTCACCGATGTCGTGCGGGCGCACCGCAAGGTGTCGAAGTCAGATGCCGCAGCGCTCGCCATCGAAAAACTGAAACTGGTCGGCATCTCGGCGCCGGAATCGCGCATGAAGTCCTATCCCTGGGAGTTGAGCGGAGGCCAGCGTCAACGGGTCGCCATTGCCATGGCGCTCCTCCTGGGACCGAAACTGATCATTGCCGACGAGCCAACCACCGCCCTCGACGTGTCCATTCAGGCGCAGATCGTCGATCTTCTGATCTCGCTCAAGAACGAGCTCGACTTTTCGCTGATCTTCGTCAGCCACGACCTTGGAGTCATTCAAACCGTGGCCAACCGGGTGATGGTGATGTACGCCGGCCGTATGATGGAATCTGGCGACGTCGGAAGTCTCTTCCGCGATCCCGTTCATCCCTACACAGCAGCGTTGCTGGCGTCGGCGCCTACGTTGCGCACCAACCGGGAGCTCCCGCTGCAGGCGATCGAGGGACGGCTGCCCTCTCCAGGAAATCTGCCGCCCGGATGCGTTTTCGCGCCACGTTGTCGCTACGTGCAGGACGATTGCCTGACAGGGCAGCCGCCCTTGTCCCCGATAGGCGATCGCGGGCGAGCGGTTGCATGTATTCATCCGTTGACGGCTGGAGCTGCGGAGGCGGGGGTTCGATGA
- the hxpB gene encoding hexitol phosphatase HxpB, translated as MIEAVIFDMDGLLIDSEPLWRIAETRAMNAIGVPMVEEDGFLTMGLRTDEVVEFWYARHPWSEPSKREVEGAIVGNVIALIEERGAALPGAVEAVRAAHAAGYAVGLASSSAMEIIEAVLGKIGLRGDFAVLQSAEHEPYGKPHPAVYIECARRLAVSPANCLALEDSPAGVLAAKAAKMTCIAIPPHELRDDHRYCIADLQLDSIELFTPETITALDNH; from the coding sequence GTGATCGAAGCAGTCATTTTCGACATGGATGGGTTGTTGATCGATTCCGAACCCCTCTGGCGCATCGCCGAAACGCGCGCCATGAACGCCATCGGCGTGCCCATGGTGGAAGAAGACGGTTTCCTCACCATGGGGCTGCGCACCGATGAGGTCGTCGAGTTCTGGTATGCCCGCCATCCGTGGAGCGAACCCTCCAAACGCGAAGTCGAAGGCGCCATCGTCGGCAATGTCATCGCCCTGATCGAAGAGCGGGGCGCAGCCCTTCCCGGCGCGGTCGAGGCCGTGCGCGCCGCGCATGCTGCCGGATACGCGGTCGGACTTGCCTCCTCCTCGGCGATGGAGATCATCGAGGCTGTGCTCGGAAAAATCGGCCTGCGCGGCGACTTCGCCGTGTTGCAATCCGCCGAGCACGAGCCGTACGGCAAACCCCACCCCGCGGTGTATATCGAATGCGCGCGCCGTCTTGCAGTCTCGCCTGCCAACTGCCTGGCCCTGGAAGACTCGCCCGCAGGTGTCCTCGCTGCCAAAGCCGCCAAGATGACCTGTATCGCCATCCCGCCTCATGAACTCCGCGACGACCACCGCTATTGCATCGCCGACCTGCAACTCGACTCGATCGAGCTGTTCACCCCGGAGACGATCACCGCTCTCGACAACCATTGA
- a CDS encoding ABC transporter substrate-binding protein, whose translation MEKARELELNELRQAIASGTMTRREALKRAAALGLSLSGAVALLSETSVSGVSAQTAPSGTLVIANAEPPTSAQWDSYTVFGLVDAQVASLVHDSLLGYDSADGTIVGHLATAWEMTDPTTMRLTLREGVTFHDGSPVTAEDVKATLDRAGNPDAGMAWHGLIFPVMSVNIVDATTVEVVTAEVFGPLEKSLAVAPIFPAADIADPTLFTQRAMGAGPYKWISYDENKVTLEANTDYWAGAPGIQTVVFDYIQDANARVSALLTGQADIITRCSSEQLDRVKDDDNYYVIDVPPLTQIVCIYQNQGNLAAQEIRQALAFAVDRQAIVDGILLGVGKVPYSSIATNSPGYEEQPERFDFDPDKAKELLANAAVGEDFTLTMATTTLVPHQKEIDQAIAQFLQDVGINVDITTLEVGAYRTSYNQYDLTLNTLASFNYDPDFVLGFYAGPTAEAVFHLDDPAIPPMIEAQRTSTGDERLAKINDLAGYLWDIQPSLYLSDELWPFIVSSKVQNYNRVPLVGEPLLRFATKSE comes from the coding sequence GTGGAAAAAGCACGCGAACTCGAACTGAATGAGCTCCGCCAGGCGATTGCCAGCGGAACCATGACCCGGCGCGAAGCGCTCAAGCGCGCTGCGGCGCTGGGACTCTCCCTTTCCGGAGCGGTCGCGCTCCTCTCTGAGACGTCGGTCTCGGGCGTGAGCGCCCAGACGGCGCCCAGCGGCACGCTCGTTATCGCGAATGCCGAACCCCCGACCTCGGCGCAGTGGGACTCCTACACGGTCTTTGGACTGGTCGATGCCCAGGTGGCTTCCCTGGTCCACGACTCGTTGCTCGGCTATGACAGCGCCGATGGCACGATCGTCGGGCACCTCGCCACGGCCTGGGAAATGACCGACCCGACCACCATGAGACTCACCCTGCGCGAGGGTGTCACCTTCCACGACGGCTCGCCGGTAACCGCCGAGGATGTCAAAGCCACCCTCGACCGCGCCGGCAACCCCGATGCGGGGATGGCCTGGCACGGACTGATCTTCCCGGTCATGTCGGTCAACATCGTGGATGCCACCACGGTCGAGGTCGTCACCGCGGAAGTCTTCGGCCCGCTCGAGAAATCGCTTGCGGTCGCGCCGATCTTCCCGGCCGCGGACATCGCCGATCCCACCCTCTTCACCCAGCGTGCCATGGGCGCTGGTCCGTACAAGTGGATCAGCTACGACGAGAACAAGGTCACGCTCGAAGCCAACACCGACTACTGGGCTGGCGCGCCCGGTATTCAGACCGTCGTCTTCGACTACATCCAGGACGCCAACGCGCGCGTCAGCGCCCTGCTGACCGGCCAGGCCGACATCATCACCCGTTGCTCGTCCGAGCAGCTCGACCGGGTGAAGGATGACGACAATTACTACGTCATCGACGTTCCGCCCCTGACCCAGATCGTCTGCATCTACCAGAATCAGGGCAATCTCGCCGCCCAGGAAATCCGCCAGGCGCTCGCCTTCGCTGTGGACCGCCAGGCGATTGTCGATGGGATTCTGCTGGGCGTCGGCAAGGTTCCCTATTCGTCGATTGCCACCAACTCCCCTGGATACGAGGAGCAGCCTGAGCGCTTCGACTTCGATCCGGACAAGGCCAAGGAGCTCCTGGCAAACGCCGCCGTGGGCGAGGACTTCACCCTGACGATGGCCACCACGACCCTGGTGCCGCATCAGAAGGAAATCGACCAGGCGATCGCTCAGTTCCTCCAGGATGTCGGCATCAACGTCGATATCACCACCCTGGAAGTCGGCGCATACCGCACCAGCTACAACCAGTACGACCTCACGCTCAACACGTTGGCCAGCTTCAACTACGATCCCGATTTCGTCCTCGGGTTCTATGCCGGGCCGACGGCGGAGGCCGTCTTCCACCTGGACGATCCGGCCATTCCGCCAATGATCGAGGCCCAGCGCACCTCCACCGGTGACGAGCGCCTGGCCAAGATCAATGACCTCGCTGGTTACCTCTGGGACATTCAGCCGTCGCTCTACCTCTCGGACGAGCTGTGGCCGTTCATCGTTTCCAGCAAGGTGCAAAATTACAATCGCGTTCCGCTGGTGGGCGAACCGCTTCTGCGCTTCGCGACCAAGTCGGAGTAG
- a CDS encoding ABC transporter permease, with the protein MELVGVPGDIDSAPLIPESRGKRWAEKWRSFLQREGSRTLLAGLLLFCLMAGAALAAPLITDHDPSRNNITARLRPPFWDTADRGSTEFPLGTDGLGRDMLSRILYGLRVSLVLAFAGLCLSMALGVTLGLISGLFGGRTDAILMRVVDLQLAFPYIVLAMAIVAATKTSIPILIVLLGLAGWVYFARVVRGVVLQEMQRDYVRSAQVLGASRWRIGIRYVLPNVLPAIAIIATLQLPGLIIFEATLSFLGLGIQPPTPSLGGMMLDGTQYIASAWWVITLPGLAILLVTLSLNIMSDGLRQLLDPRLQTA; encoded by the coding sequence ATGGAGTTGGTTGGCGTTCCAGGAGACATCGATAGCGCTCCCCTCATTCCGGAGAGCCGGGGCAAACGGTGGGCGGAGAAATGGCGCTCGTTTCTCCAGCGCGAGGGAAGTCGCACCCTCTTGGCCGGGTTGCTCCTCTTCTGCCTGATGGCGGGCGCAGCGTTGGCCGCTCCATTGATTACCGATCACGACCCCTCGCGCAACAACATCACCGCACGGTTGCGCCCGCCGTTCTGGGATACCGCTGATCGCGGCTCGACAGAATTCCCGCTCGGAACGGACGGTCTCGGCCGCGACATGCTCTCGCGCATCCTCTACGGCTTGCGCGTTTCGCTCGTGCTGGCGTTCGCGGGACTCTGTCTTTCGATGGCGCTCGGTGTCACGCTCGGGTTGATCAGCGGGCTGTTTGGCGGCAGAACCGACGCAATCCTGATGCGCGTGGTCGATCTCCAGCTTGCCTTTCCCTACATCGTGCTCGCGATGGCTATCGTGGCCGCGACCAAGACCTCGATCCCCATTCTGATCGTGCTGCTGGGATTGGCCGGCTGGGTCTACTTCGCCCGGGTCGTGCGCGGTGTGGTCTTGCAGGAGATGCAGCGCGACTATGTCCGTTCCGCGCAGGTGCTCGGCGCAAGCCGCTGGCGTATCGGCATCCGCTATGTGCTTCCCAACGTGCTTCCGGCGATCGCTATCATCGCGACGCTCCAACTGCCGGGATTGATCATCTTCGAAGCAACCTTGAGCTTTCTCGGGCTTGGCATTCAGCCCCCAACGCCATCGCTGGGTGGCATGATGCTGGACGGCACGCAATACATCGCCAGTGCTTGGTGGGTCATCACGTTGCCTGGTCTGGCCATCCTGTTGGTCACCCTGAGTCTCAACATCATGAGCGACGGCTTGCGCCAGTTGCTCGATCCACGGTTGCAAACGGCATGA
- a CDS encoding ROK family transcriptional regulator, with product MVSGKSGRTQPIGSMLADTPRQLEVLRIIRDHGVITRNEIGSLLHTSASQVSRLTAPLIARSIVTVEPRLPLVEGRPTELLALAEDTHFVVGLDVGGLAQEAVVTSLSGSVVGSAHATGSLPGTRAQIIERLADLIDRAIEDSGATRSDVLGVGVGVRAIIDPVSGVISAGPETPSWSPEWANFDVRGELARALPWDRLVIDDTVRALAAAERQYGNARGVDDFVYVLADSGLGAALMIDGRPYIGPGHLAGEVGHITLDLDGPVCGCGRRGCVEMYASTSAMLRKGHDFDPEIGSMSDLIERAQDSGDGVGRILIEGGEALGRVIAILLNLLSPALIVIGGRATQSTVYMEAARTRAQAESLEQPFGSARIVTSSPLANSGALGAATLMLNQLFGAAGGAAPPIPRRRRTDPVLANPLPTPEGAPS from the coding sequence GTGGTCAGCGGCAAGTCCGGTCGAACTCAGCCCATCGGATCGATGTTGGCCGATACCCCGCGCCAGCTCGAGGTTCTGCGCATCATCCGCGACCATGGCGTCATCACGCGCAACGAAATCGGCAGCCTGTTGCACACGAGCGCGAGCCAGGTCAGCCGCCTCACCGCACCGCTCATCGCGCGCAGCATCGTGACGGTCGAACCGCGGTTGCCATTGGTCGAGGGTCGTCCAACCGAGCTGCTGGCATTGGCGGAAGATACGCACTTTGTGGTGGGTCTGGACGTTGGCGGTCTCGCGCAAGAGGCGGTCGTGACGAGCTTGAGCGGATCTGTGGTTGGTTCCGCGCATGCCACCGGATCGCTTCCGGGAACCCGGGCGCAAATCATCGAACGGTTGGCCGATTTGATCGATCGGGCTATCGAGGACAGCGGAGCGACGCGATCGGATGTGTTGGGGGTTGGCGTTGGTGTGCGCGCGATCATCGACCCGGTTTCCGGGGTCATCAGCGCCGGTCCGGAGACGCCTTCGTGGTCGCCGGAGTGGGCCAATTTCGACGTTCGCGGGGAGCTCGCCCGAGCGCTCCCCTGGGATCGGTTGGTCATCGACGACACGGTCCGCGCCCTGGCTGCCGCGGAACGGCAGTATGGCAACGCGCGAGGTGTCGACGATTTCGTCTACGTGCTGGCCGATTCGGGGTTGGGGGCGGCGCTCATGATCGATGGGCGGCCCTATATCGGACCGGGCCACCTGGCAGGCGAGGTGGGTCACATCACACTCGATCTCGATGGGCCGGTCTGCGGTTGCGGGCGGCGCGGCTGCGTGGAAATGTATGCCTCCACGAGCGCTATGCTGCGCAAGGGACACGACTTCGACCCGGAGATCGGTTCGATGTCCGACCTGATCGAACGCGCGCAGGACTCGGGCGATGGCGTGGGCCGAATCCTTATCGAGGGCGGAGAAGCGCTGGGACGGGTGATTGCCATCCTGCTCAACCTCCTTTCCCCCGCATTGATCGTGATCGGAGGACGCGCCACCCAATCGACGGTGTACATGGAGGCCGCCCGAACTCGCGCACAGGCGGAATCGTTGGAACAACCGTTTGGCAGCGCGCGCATCGTGACGAGCAGCCCGCTGGCAAACTCGGGCGCGCTGGGAGCCGCAACTCTGATGCTCAACCAACTCTTTGGCGCGGCGGGTGGTGCGGCGCCACCAATTCCACGCCGCCGGAGAACAGATCCCGTCTTGGCCAACCCGTTGCCAACACCAGAAGGAGCACCCTCATGA
- a CDS encoding PIG-L family deacetylase — protein MSRQPLRVLAIGAHPDDLEFYCGGTLAKYAARGDTVVMAVVTNGDIGSATHSMEEIAAIRKQEALDSAAMIGAELIWMDYHDEFFFYDESTRRHMIEVIRYAAPDVVLGHWTDDYHPDHSLSGMAARDARIMTGVPLIVTASAYLKKIPTHFFYDTMAGINFVPEVYVDVTETFSIKQQMLACHKSQNAWISDVFEGRSIAQMMEVQTAFRGLQAGVRYAEGFRALETFPRARDYRLLPLE, from the coding sequence ATGAGTCGACAACCGTTGCGCGTGCTGGCGATCGGGGCCCACCCCGACGATCTCGAGTTCTACTGTGGCGGCACGCTGGCGAAGTATGCCGCGCGGGGGGACACGGTGGTGATGGCCGTGGTCACCAACGGGGATATCGGCTCTGCGACGCACTCGATGGAGGAGATCGCGGCCATCCGCAAGCAGGAAGCGCTCGATTCGGCCGCGATGATCGGCGCGGAGTTGATCTGGATGGATTATCACGACGAGTTCTTCTTTTATGACGAGTCCACCCGTCGCCACATGATCGAAGTCATTCGGTATGCAGCACCGGATGTGGTGCTCGGTCATTGGACCGACGACTATCACCCCGATCATTCGTTGAGCGGGATGGCCGCCCGCGATGCGCGCATCATGACCGGCGTCCCGTTGATCGTCACGGCTTCCGCCTATCTCAAGAAGATTCCCACCCACTTCTTCTACGACACCATGGCCGGGATCAACTTCGTGCCAGAGGTCTACGTGGACGTTACGGAGACGTTCTCGATCAAGCAGCAGATGCTGGCCTGCCACAAGAGCCAGAATGCCTGGATCAGCGATGTTTTCGAGGGCCGAAGCATTGCCCAGATGATGGAAGTGCAGACCGCGTTTCGTGGGCTGCAAGCGGGCGTGCGGTATGCGGAAGGGTTCCGGGCGTTGGAGACGTTTCCGCGGGCGCGAGATTATCGGTTGCTTCCGCTCGAGTAG
- a CDS encoding ABC transporter permease produces MRKVILRRLAQNVILVVVIVLVVFVLMRLTAGDPARMKAPVFASDEILQSYREQFGTDRPLTTQLWEFVSGIPRGDFGTSFRYQQPVFELIWQRVPETALLALTSLTLALIVAITLGVAGARHPGSAIDRFGIVASTLGQSAPTFWVALMLVLVFSVHFGWFPAVGFDGWKSLVLPAIAVAFAVFPADLRVLRASMIDTFHQEHVRTARAFGISNRRITWLYAFRNAALPLITVVGIDLGYLLGGTIVAEVVFNYPGVGQLAIDSVNARDYPLIQAITILTAMVFVFVNLGIDLLYMVLDPRIRIEA; encoded by the coding sequence ATGCGGAAAGTCATTCTTCGACGCCTGGCTCAGAACGTCATTCTGGTCGTCGTCATCGTGCTCGTTGTCTTCGTGCTCATGCGGTTGACCGCCGGCGACCCGGCCCGCATGAAAGCGCCGGTCTTCGCCAGCGACGAGATTCTGCAAAGCTACCGGGAACAGTTCGGCACCGATCGGCCCTTGACGACCCAGTTGTGGGAGTTCGTTTCTGGCATCCCGCGCGGCGACTTCGGCACCTCGTTTCGCTACCAGCAACCGGTGTTCGAGCTGATCTGGCAACGGGTGCCAGAAACCGCGCTGCTTGCGCTGACCTCGTTGACCCTCGCGCTGATCGTGGCAATCACGCTCGGTGTGGCTGGCGCGCGTCATCCCGGCAGCGCCATCGACCGGTTCGGCATTGTCGCCAGCACGCTCGGCCAGTCGGCCCCCACCTTTTGGGTCGCGCTGATGCTCGTGCTCGTCTTTTCGGTCCATTTCGGCTGGTTTCCCGCGGTGGGTTTCGATGGCTGGAAAAGCCTGGTGCTCCCCGCGATCGCGGTGGCCTTCGCCGTCTTCCCGGCCGATCTTCGCGTATTGCGCGCCTCCATGATCGATACATTCCATCAGGAGCATGTGCGCACCGCGCGCGCCTTTGGCATTTCCAACCGGCGGATCACCTGGCTCTACGCTTTCCGCAATGCCGCGCTGCCGCTCATCACCGTCGTCGGCATCGATCTCGGTTATCTGCTCGGTGGGACTATCGTGGCGGAAGTGGTGTTCAACTATCCGGGTGTCGGCCAATTGGCTATCGACTCCGTCAACGCGCGTGACTACCCATTGATTCAGGCCATCACGATTCTGACGGCTATGGTCTTTGTCTTCGTCAATCTTGGAATCGACCTGCTCTACATGGTGCTCGATCCCAGAATCCGTATCGAGGCGTAA